Genomic segment of Actinomycetota bacterium:
CCTTTCGCTTCTCGCCCCGTTCTCGGGGCTTTGACATCCCTTCTCGTCCAACATATCATGAGGGCCATCTATAAAACGCTTACAATACGCTTACATTCGCCTGCCCCCTTTCATACGCGCTTCACTTGACTTCTCCCCCTTAATGTAGTATTAAGGTTATAGATATAACGCTTACCAAGCGCTTACATTTAGGAGCCCGGATGAATGGTGAGGCGATAATCGAGGAATATGTGGCCTTTGCCAGGGGCGCCGGCTTTCCGGCCCTCGACCCGGCGAAGCATCACGATGCCATAGAGGCGGCCCTGGCCTCCCGGGAGGAGGATTTTTACAACACCGAAGAGGTGTGGGGAGAGCTCCTTCCCTTCACCAAGGAGCGGGGCAAGAAGTTTGTTGAAGCCCTCCGGGAATATGACCTTTCCCAGGCGCGCCCCCCGGACATACAATCTCCGGCCCTGGAGGGAAAATGGTATCGGGCGCGCTCATACACCCTCACTTGCCGGGAGGGCCGGTTCCCACGGATCTATCCGCCACCCCCCGGGGAAACCCCGGAGATGGTCACTGTAAAGGAATGGTGGATCGAGGCGGCCTCAAAGCAGGTGGTGGAATACGCCCTGGAGGAGGGGGTCTTGGAGGAAGCGGTGAAAGCCCTTCTCGCGTTGACCCCGGAGCCGGAACGCCGCAGCGCCCGGAAAAGCCCGCCTATGCCGGAGGAGACCAAGGGCGAGGCCCTCGCCTTCGTCCGAAAATATGGGCCCTTAGGTTTGCTCTTCCGGGACATCTACGCCTTTACGACCCGCTTCTTAGGATCGTCCCCGCCGCGGGTGGAATTCCGGGTGACCTTAGGGGCGCAGTTCCAGCGCACGGAACCCCCCTCTTTACCCTTAAAGGAGCACTTTGGTTATCACCTGCGGAACCCGGAGGCGATCTACAAAGAGATCTTGGTAAAACCCCGTCTCTCCCTCCATGACGTGCAGGGGTTGGTTATAAATAGGCGTGATCTTTTCCGGGAGTATCGGGAAGCGGTGCACGAGATATATTATGCGGCCCTGGATTTCAAGCGGGCCTGCTACACCCTCCAGGGCTTAATCGAAGACCCCTTCGGCTTGGAACTCCTGGAGCGGGCGCTCTCTCGATGCCCGCTACGGTTAAGCCGGGAGGGCGGGGTGCGCTTCGTATTGAAACCCCGCTGTCTTTTGGACGCCCTCTATTTGCACGTGGCCCAAGGGCACGCTTTAGGAGGCCTGGAGTGGCGCGAGTGTAGGGGCTGCGGCAGGAAGTTCATCCCCCAGGGTCGGGAAAAATACTGCACGCAACGGTGCCGCTCGAGGACCAACGTCCGCAAGTGGCGCGCAAGAAAAAACCCCCCGCCCGGGAGGGAGCCCGGTGAAGGGCGGAGGGCATGATGGGCCGTGTGGCGGTTTCCTCGCGGCCCATGGTCTCCTCAAAGAAGGCCAACAAGTGAAGTGTAACATCCGGGGGTGACACTGCCAGGCGAGCTGTCAGCCTGGGGGGTTAGAATAGGCCGGGAAAGGAGGGAGCCGTGGCCTATATCAAAAAACGCGCCTGGCCGTCGGGGAAGATCTCCTACATCATCGGCTTCCGGGACCAGCACGGCCGCTGGAGGGAGAGGACGGCCGGGCCCCGGAGAAAGGACGCGGAGGCCCTCCTCGCGCGGGTTCAGCGGGAGATCGCCGCGGGGACCTACGGCCGGGAGGGGGACATCACCTTCGCGGAGTTTCTGGACGGCTACCTCCGGACGCGCGACGACCTAAAGGAAAGCACCCTCGCCGACTATGAAAGGACGCTGCGCAAGCACGCCCTGGGAAGGATAGGCAAGCTCCCCTTGCGGGAAATAACCCCGCGGACGGTCCAGGCCCTCCTTTCCGACCTAGAGATGGACGGGGTGAGCCCGGCCTTGCGGGGGAAGGTGCTCCGTTACCTCAAGGCGGCCCTGCGCCATGCGGTCAGCCTGGAGCTCATCGACCGGGATCCCTGCCGCGCCATAAGGGCCCCAAGGGTGAAGACCAAAGAACAGCGCCACCTGGCTCCCGGGGAAGTGGAGGCCCTGATCCAGGCCGCGGAAGCCGAGGTCAAACCCATCATCGCCCTGGCGGCCTACGCCGGCCTCCGCCAAGGGGAGATCCTGGCCTTGACGGGGGCGGATATAGACTTCGCCCGGGAGCACATAACCGTGAGGAGGACCTACCATTACGCCCACGGCTTCTCCGACCCCAAGACCCCGGCCTCCAGGCGCGTGGTGCCCATGATCCCCACCCTTAAGGCCATTCTCCTCGAATATTACCGTTCCCGGGGGACGCCGCGCCCGGACGACCTGGTGTTCTCCAACCGGG
This window contains:
- a CDS encoding site-specific integrase yields the protein MAYIKKRAWPSGKISYIIGFRDQHGRWRERTAGPRRKDAEALLARVQREIAAGTYGREGDITFAEFLDGYLRTRDDLKESTLADYERTLRKHALGRIGKLPLREITPRTVQALLSDLEMDGVSPALRGKVLRYLKAALRHAVSLELIDRDPCRAIRAPRVKTKEQRHLAPGEVEALIQAAEAEVKPIIALAAYAGLRQGEILALTGADIDFAREHITVRRTYHYAHGFSDPKTPASRRVVPMIPTLKAILLEYYRSRGTPRPDDLVFSNRAGKPIDRRNLVNRGFERALEASGVPRIRFHDLRHTYASMNIEGGVDPKTLQAIMGHSSIRVTMDIYGHLYREAFQRAARALEAVVSGGPKVITLPKREGKGDGR